From the genome of Impatiens glandulifera chromosome 9, dImpGla2.1, whole genome shotgun sequence, one region includes:
- the LOC124913701 gene encoding heat shock protein 90-5, chloroplastic, translated as MAPALTRSLTSASVASFAPSSSFSLKDSNRLLNFRLSSFCPGNGVRNSFSRSAIRWKLPREERKVVVRCESGSAVAEKEASDTSGERHEYQAEVSRLMDLIVHSLYSHKEVFLRELVSNASDALDKLRFLSVTDQSLLGDAGELEIRIKPDPDNGTITITDTGIGMTKEELIDCLGTIAQSGTSKFLKAIKENNEHGADNGLIGQFGVGFYSAFLVAEKVVVSTKSPRSDKQFVWEAVADSSSYVIKEETDPEKLLPRGTQITLYLRPDDKYEFSEPSKIQSLVKNYSQFVSFPIYTWQEKSKTVEVEEEVEPKEGEEVPEGEKKTKKTSKTEKYWDWELANETKPIWMRSPKEVKKEDYNEFYKKAFNEFLDPLAHAHFTTEGEVEFRSVLYIPGMAPLNNEDVVNPKTKNIRLYVKRVFISDDFDGELFPRYLSFVKGVVDSDDLPLNVSREILQESRIVRIMRKRLVRKTFDMIQEISQSENKEDYKKFWENFGKFLKLGCIEDSGNHKRVTPLLRFFSSKSEEELISLDDYVENMNENQKAIYYLATDSLKSAKTAPFVEKLLQKDIEVLYLIEPIDEVAIQNLQTYKEKKFVDISKEDLELGDEDEVKEREIKQEYILLCDWIKQQLGEKVAKVQVSKRLSSSPCVLVSGKFGWSANMERLMKAQTLGDTSSLEFMRGRRILEINSDHPIVKDLFAACKNEPDSSDARRAVELLYETALISSGFTPDSPAELGNKIYEMMAMALGGRWGRLDSDNEEASSTEESGAAESKLETEETEVVEPSEVRAEDDPWGA; from the exons ATGGCACCTGCTCTTACCAGAAGCTTGACTTCTGCTTCTGTTGCATCTTTTGCCCCTTCATCATCCTTCTCTCTTAAGGACAGCAATCGGTTGCTGAATTTCCGACTTTCTTCTTTTTGCCCTGGAAATGGTGTCCGGAATAGCTTTTCTCGCTCTGCTATCAGGTGGAAGCTCccaagagaagagagaaaagtAGTAGTCCGATGTGAGTCCGGGAGCGCCGTTGCTGAGAAGGAAGCTTCCGACACGTCTGGTGAACGGCATGAATACCAGGCCGAG GTCAGCCGGCTAATGGATTTGATAGTTCACAGTCTATACAGCCATAAGGAGGTATTTCTAAGAGAACTTGTGAG CAATGCAAGTGATGCATTGGACAAGCTGAGGTTTCTAAGTGTGACGGATCAATCGTTACTTGGGGATGCTGGAGAGCTAGAAATTCGCATAAAGCCTGATCCAGATAATGGAACCATTACTATAAC GGATACTGGCATTGGTATGACGAAGGAGGAGCTAATAGATTGTCTTGGGACTATTGCACAGAGTGGTACATCGAAATTCTTGAAGGCTATTAAG GAAAACAATGAGCATGGAGCTGACAATGGGCTAATTGGTCAATTTGGTGTTGGATTTTATTCAGCATTTCTGGTTGCCGAGAAG GTGGTTGTTTCTACCAAGAGTCCTCGGTCTGATAAGCAGTTTGTGTGGGAGGCAGTGGCTGACAGTAGCTCATATGTGATTAAGGAAGAAACTGATCCTGAAAAGTTACTTCCCCGTGGAACCCAGATCACACTTTACTTGAGG CCCGATGACAAATATGAGTTCTCGGAGCCTTCTAAAATTCAAAGTTTGGTGAAGAATTACTCACAGTTTGTTTCATTTCCCATCTATACTTGGCAAGAGAAGTCCAAGACTGTAGAG GTGGAAGAAGAAGTAGAGCCGAAAGAGGGAGAAGAAGTACCTGAG GGTGAGAAGAAAACAAAGAAGACATCTAAAACTGAGAAATACTGGGACTGGGAGCTAGCCAATGAAACCAAACCTATATGG ATGCGTAGCCCAAAGGAAGTTAAGAAGGAAGATTATAATGAGTTCTACAAGAAGGCGTTCAATGAATTCTTGGATCCACTTGCACATGCACACTTCACTACTGAG GGTGAGGTGGAGTTTAGAAGCGTTCTTTATATTCCTGGCATGGCGCCTCTTAACAATGAAGATGTTGTGAATCCAAAGACCAAGAACATACGTTTGTATGTGAAGCGAGTATTCATTTCAGATGATTTTGATGGTGAACTG TTCCCACGGTACCTGAGCTTTGTGAAGGGAGTAGTTGATTCAGATGATCTTCCTCTTAATGTGTCTCGTGAGATCCTCCAAGAAAGCCGAATT GTTAGAATAATGAGAAAAAGGCTTGTCAGGAAAACATTTGACATGATTCAAGAAATTTCGCAAAGTGAAAATAAAGAG GACTACAAAAAGTTTTGGGAGAACTTTGGGAAGTTTTTGAAACTAGGTTGTATTGAGGATTCTGGGAACCATAAACGTGTAACACCACTATTGAGGTTCTTCTCATCGAAAAGTGAGGAAGAACTAATAAGCTTGGATGACTATGTTGAGAATATGAATGAAAACCAGAAAGCTATATATTATTTGGCTACTGACAGCTTGAAAAGTGCCAAGACTGCCCCTTTCGTGGAGAAACTCCTTCAGAAGGATATTGAG GTGCTTTATCTAATTGAACCCATTGATGAAGTTGCCATCCAGAACCTACAGACATACAAAGAAAAGAAGTTTGTTGACATCAGCAAGGAGGATTTAGAACTTG GTGATGAGGATGAGGTTAAAGAACGAGAAATCAAACAAGAGTACATCCTTCTTTGTGATTGGATAAAACAACAACTTGGTGAGAAAGTGGCAAAAGTGCAAGTTTCAAAGCGTTTAAGCTCATCCCCGTGTGTTCTTGTTTCTGGCAAGTTTGGGTGGTCTGCTAATATGGAAAG GTTGATGAAAGCTCAGACTCTTGGGGATACTTCAAGTTTAGAATTCATGAGGGGAAGAAGAATACTGGAGATCAATTCTGATCATCCAATTGTTAAAGACCTTTTT GCTGCATGCAAGAATGAGCCAGACAGTTCCGATGCCAGGAGAGCTGTTGAACTCCTTTATGAGACGGCTCTAATTTCAAGTGGTTTCACG CCTGATAGTCCAGCTGAATTAGGAAACAAGATATATGAGATGATGGCTATGGCTCTTGGAGGAAGATGGGGCAGGCTAGACAGTGACAATGAGGAGGCTTCTTCTACAGAGGAAAGTGGTGCTGCTGAATCCAAGTTGGAAACGGAGGAAACGGAAGTTGTTGAGCCGTCTGAAGTTAGAGCGGAGGATGATCCGTGGGGGGCTTAA